The genomic stretch GATCACGATCGGTACGACGGGAATCTCCGGCGACGGTGACAGGTGCTGCACCGCGTGGGTGATGCCGTGGTCGATGGTCATGTCGATCGAGAAGGCCATGTCGATGTCGCGGGCGGTGAGCCCTTCAAGGAGGTGACGCGCCAGGGTCTGGTCGGTCGGCAACTGGCCCTTCGGCGTTCCGCTCTCGCCGGAACCTGCGACCTTCCCCACGCCGATCGAGAATGCCGGCAGGAGGTCCAGGAAAAAGCCGCGGAAGTGGTTGGAGCCGATGTAGATGATCGCGTCGGGCTTCAGCTCGGTCAGGAAGCTGCGGCCCTTGCCGAGGGCGTCCCGGAACGCCTGGGCCGAGGTCCTGTCGACGACACGGTCGAAGTCGGTGTTCATCAAGGTGCTGTGCGAAGCGGCCACGCCACCTACGAGGTGCGCCATGACGCCTCCATTCCATATAGCGGAACGCGTTCCGTTGTGATCTGAAGCATGTCATTGCAGGTCAGTGGCGTCAAGGATTCCGTTTCGTTACGCCGAGGAAGCCTCGACGCCACCGTCCGGCGGTCTAGCTGTCCTGTGCCGCCGACTGACCGAGCACCGCCGTCAACGCCCGTTCCAGCAACATCAGGGCCTCTGCGTCGTCCTGTGCCGGCCGCACGTGCCGCCAGGCGACGTACCCGTCGGGACGCACGAGCAGGACGCCCGCTTCGGCGATCTCCCGCACCCGGAACCAGTCATGGTAGGAGTCCCGGGTCTGCGGCTCGCCGACCACGACCGAACGCAGGAACGGCAGCGCGAGCTTACGGACGGCTGCGGCCCAGGCATGGCCGGCGAGCCCGGTGACGACGGTGAACGAGCCTTTACCGACGACGTCGAGGGTGGAGCGCTTGTGACCGGTCTCGTCGATGAGCCACACGTGCGGGATCTTCGCCCCGGGGCGGGTCGTCGCCTGCACGTAGAGTCCGCGGTCTCGGCTCCACTGCTCCTGCGGAGCGTTCGGATCGACCAGTACCGCTGTGGACTCGTACCGCTGGTTGAGCTCTGTGCCGTGGGCGTTGAACTCCTCGTTCTTGCGTTCCACCGCGGCCACCAGTGCCTCCCGGGCAGCGACCCCGTCCGGGCCGGGGTCCTCCAGGAGCCGCAGGCGAGCCTGGGCAGACCCGCTGTCATGTGATCCGATGACCTCGTTGAGCAACCCGTAGTCCATCCGGGACTGGTTGGCGCGTGCGACGACCTGTTTACCGATGGGCACGCGCTCCGGCGAGTAGGTGTCGAGAAGTCCCGGGTCGGCCCAGCCCTTGACGACGTAGGCGAGTTTCCAGGCGAGGTTGAACGCGTCCTGGATCGAGGTGTTGGATCCGAGTCCGCTCGATGGCGGATGTCGGTGCACAGCGTCCCCTCCGCAGAACACCCTCCCCTCGTCGTAGCGGGTCGCCCATGCCTGATTGACCTGCCACCGGGTGACATCCGTGATGGTGACTTCGACGTTCGGGTCACCGATCATGGATCGGATACGGTCGAGCACCACCGCTGGGCGGAGATCCGGCTCTGGGCCGTCGAGGTCATAGCCCCAACCCGCGATCCATTCGTGCCACGGTCGAACGGCGCGCAGGGTGTTCAGTCCGATCTCGCCGAACGCCGGGATCATGATGCGGTGCAGGATTCCCGGACGATGTGCGACGTACCGTGCCAGATCGGCCGTGAAGCGCGCGTACACCGTCCC from Micromonospora craniellae encodes the following:
- a CDS encoding FAD-dependent monooxygenase encodes the protein MTNIDGSANTDMFDTDVLVVGTGPAGATCALALATYGIGVRVATRWNWLANSPRAHITNQRALEVLRDLGVEEQATAVATQWSSMGEMVFAPSLTGPEIARLRTWGTGENRLSDYLQGSPCPLLDIPQPYLEPVLVENAAARGAQVMFNTEYLSHRQDDTGVTSVLRDLLTGHEYTVRSRYLFGADGARSTIVDELGLPIEGTMGRAGTVYARFTADLARYVAHRPGILHRIMIPAFGEIGLNTLRAVRPWHEWIAGWGYDLDGPEPDLRPAVVLDRIRSMIGDPNVEVTITDVTRWQVNQAWATRYDEGRVFCGGDAVHRHPPSSGLGSNTSIQDAFNLAWKLAYVVKGWADPGLLDTYSPERVPIGKQVVARANQSRMDYGLLNEVIGSHDSGSAQARLRLLEDPGPDGVAAREALVAAVERKNEEFNAHGTELNQRYESTAVLVDPNAPQEQWSRDRGLYVQATTRPGAKIPHVWLIDETGHKRSTLDVVGKGSFTVVTGLAGHAWAAAVRKLALPFLRSVVVGEPQTRDSYHDWFRVREIAEAGVLLVRPDGYVAWRHVRPAQDDAEALMLLERALTAVLGQSAAQDS